The following are encoded together in the Aquamicrobium lusatiense genome:
- a CDS encoding class I SAM-dependent methyltransferase has translation MTAPSPHGDNFDLKEEIRSYWSKRAQTFDLAFGHFIAPGPEARAWQKPIRDTLGEKALRVLELACGTGEVTRLIHDLGHDVTALDFSEAMLEVARAKHEGKERLRFILADAENTREPDAAYDAIVCRHLVWTLTVPQEAFREWLRLLKPGGRLLVYDGDWAAPSPTGRLFAWMISLIDRMQGADPYYDGAMSDKHEKIMRAIPFREGLTYERLAPMLKDAGFAEIRYMSHDSIAKAQRETATLRNWLRTRVYRRFILSAVRPA, from the coding sequence ATGACCGCGCCGTCGCCCCACGGCGACAATTTCGACCTGAAGGAAGAAATCCGCTCCTACTGGTCGAAGCGCGCGCAGACCTTCGACCTCGCCTTCGGCCATTTCATCGCGCCGGGACCGGAGGCGCGTGCGTGGCAAAAGCCGATACGCGACACGCTGGGTGAGAAGGCGCTGCGCGTGCTGGAGCTTGCCTGCGGCACGGGCGAGGTGACGCGGCTCATCCACGATCTCGGCCACGACGTCACCGCGCTCGACTTCTCCGAGGCGATGCTGGAAGTGGCGCGCGCCAAGCACGAGGGCAAGGAGCGGCTGCGCTTCATTCTCGCCGACGCCGAAAACACCAGGGAGCCCGATGCCGCCTATGACGCCATCGTCTGCCGCCATCTGGTGTGGACGCTGACCGTTCCGCAGGAAGCCTTCCGCGAATGGCTGCGGCTGTTGAAGCCCGGAGGCAGGCTGCTGGTTTATGATGGTGACTGGGCAGCGCCGAGCCCGACCGGGCGCCTGTTCGCATGGATGATTTCCCTGATCGATCGCATGCAGGGAGCCGATCCCTATTATGACGGGGCGATGAGCGACAAGCATGAGAAGATCATGCGCGCGATCCCGTTCCGCGAGGGCCTCACCTATGAGCGGCTGGCCCCAATGCTCAAAGATGCAGGGTTCGCAGAGATCCGCTACATGTCGCACGACAGCATCGCCAAAGCCCAGCGCGAAACCGCCACGTTGCGCAACTGGCTGCGCACCCGCGTCTACCGGCGTTTCATCCTCAGCGCCGTCCGCCCGGCCTGA
- a CDS encoding 4-hydroxyproline epimerase, with translation MATHTFSCIDGHTCGNPVRLVAGGGPRLEGANMLEKRAHFLREFDWIRTGLMFEPRGHDMMSGSILYPPTRPDCDVAVLFIETSGCLPMCGHGTIGTITMGIENGLITPRAPGSLSIDAPAGKVDITYQQEGRFVEEVRLTNVPGFLYAEGLTAEVEGLGEIVVDVAYGGNFYAIVEPQKNFRDMADHSAGELVGWSPKLRAALNAKYEFVHPEHPEIRGLSHIQWTGKPTVAGAHARNAVFYGEKAIDRSPCGTGTSARMAQLAAKGQLKAGDEFVHESIIGSLFKGRVEAMTTVADHSAIIPSIAGWARMTGYNTIFIDDRDPFAHGFVVK, from the coding sequence ATGGCCACGCACACCTTTTCCTGCATCGACGGGCATACATGCGGCAATCCCGTGCGGCTGGTCGCCGGTGGCGGACCACGACTGGAAGGCGCCAACATGCTGGAGAAGCGCGCCCACTTCCTGCGGGAATTCGACTGGATCCGCACCGGCCTGATGTTCGAGCCGCGCGGCCACGACATGATGTCGGGCTCGATCCTCTATCCGCCGACGCGCCCGGATTGCGACGTTGCGGTGCTGTTCATCGAAACTTCCGGCTGCCTGCCCATGTGCGGGCATGGCACCATCGGCACCATCACCATGGGTATCGAGAACGGGCTGATCACGCCGCGCGCGCCGGGAAGCCTTTCCATCGACGCACCCGCCGGCAAGGTGGATATCACTTACCAGCAGGAAGGTCGCTTCGTGGAAGAAGTGCGGCTGACCAATGTGCCGGGGTTCCTCTATGCCGAAGGGCTGACCGCCGAAGTGGAGGGCCTTGGCGAGATCGTCGTCGATGTCGCCTATGGCGGCAATTTCTACGCCATCGTCGAGCCGCAGAAGAATTTCCGCGACATGGCCGACCACTCCGCCGGCGAACTGGTGGGCTGGTCGCCAAAGCTGCGGGCTGCGCTGAACGCAAAATACGAATTCGTGCATCCCGAGCATCCGGAAATTCGCGGCCTTTCCCATATCCAGTGGACGGGAAAGCCGACGGTGGCGGGCGCGCATGCCCGCAATGCCGTCTTCTACGGGGAGAAGGCCATCGACCGTTCGCCCTGCGGCACCGGCACCTCGGCGCGCATGGCGCAGCTTGCCGCAAAGGGACAACTGAAGGCCGGCGACGAGTTCGTGCATGAATCGATCATCGGATCGCTTTTCAAAGGCCGGGTCGAGGCCATGACGACCGTGGCGGACCACTCCGCCATCATCCCCTCGATTGCCGGCTGGGCGCGCATGACCGGCTACAACACCATATTCATCGATGACCGCGACCCCTTCGCCCACGGTTTCGTGGTGAAATGA
- a CDS encoding pseudoazurin: MRLVSALMLASLVISAPAFAEMHEVKMLNRNASGPMVYEPDFLQIAPGDTVKFIKTTSGHNAATVEGMVPEGHEGFLGKINEEIEVKLDEKGFYGIKCSPHYGMGMVMVIRVGDSDLPAAFPAADVPERAKKRFVEILERNGYGK, encoded by the coding sequence ATGCGTCTCGTTTCCGCCCTGATGCTTGCCTCGCTCGTCATCTCCGCACCGGCTTTCGCCGAAATGCACGAGGTGAAAATGCTCAACCGCAACGCATCCGGCCCGATGGTCTATGAGCCTGATTTTCTGCAGATTGCTCCCGGCGACACGGTGAAATTCATAAAGACCACCAGCGGCCACAATGCCGCGACGGTCGAGGGCATGGTGCCGGAAGGGCATGAGGGCTTTCTCGGCAAGATCAACGAGGAGATCGAGGTCAAGCTGGACGAGAAGGGCTTCTACGGCATCAAATGCTCGCCGCATTACGGCATGGGCATGGTGATGGTCATCCGCGTCGGCGATTCCGATCTGCCGGCCGCGTTCCCGGCCGCCGACGTGCCTGAGCGCGCGAAGAAGCGTTTTGTCGAAATCCTGGAACGCAACGGATACGGAAAATGA